A region from the Vicia villosa cultivar HV-30 ecotype Madison, WI linkage group LG3, Vvil1.0, whole genome shotgun sequence genome encodes:
- the LOC131662382 gene encoding aspartyl protease family protein At5g10770-like, translating to MAFPMSQFFLVSVLVGVLFFFCFLEKGFSIEEASWKERHHVVQINTLLPSSSCSSSTKGPKSKASLDVLHKHGPCSQLNNNGKANSIPTHSDILNHDKERINYIHSKLLSSSSSNNNNNNKVEIELDSSSSSANLPAKSGSLIGSGNYYVVLGLGTPKKDLSLIFDTGSDLTWTQCQPCARSCYKQIDEIFDPSKSSSYSNITCTSPDCTQLSSATGNDPACASSTKACVYGIQYGDQSFSVGYFSRERLSVTSTDAIDGFLFGCGQNNQGLFGGSAGLLGLGRHPISFVQQTSKKYYKTFSYCLPSTSSAVGHLTFGGTSNKYVKYTPFSTVSRSESFYGLDIAGISVGGTKLPISSSLFTSGGAIIDSGTVITRLPPTAYTSLRDYFRKGMAKYPSAEALSILDTCYDLSGTKIVSIPKVNFFLGGGNTVELAAPGIIYVASLKQVCLAFAPNGDDSDITIFGNVQQRTLEVVYDVGAGKIGFGYNGCK from the exons ATGGCTTTCCCAATGTCTCAATTTTTCTTAGTTTCTGTTCTTGTTGGTGTTctctttttcttttgctttttggaGAAAGGTTTTTCCATTGAAGAAGCTTCATGGAAAGAAAGACACCATGTTGTTCAAATCAACACTCTTTtaccatcttcttcttgcagttctTCAACCAAAG gTCCAAAAAGCAAAGCATCATTAGATGTGTTACACAAACATGGTCCATGTTCCCAACTGAATAATAATGGAAAAGCAAATTCTATTCCAACACACAGTGATATTCTAAATCATGACAAAGAAAGAATAAACTATATTCACTCAAaattattatcatcatcatcttccaataacaataacaataataaggtGGAAATAGAATTGGATTCTTCTTCTTCTAGTGCTAATTTACCTGCAAAATCTGGTAGCCTTATTGGATCAGGAAATTACTATGTTGTCCTTGGACTTGGTACTCCTAAAAAAgatttatcacttatttttgacACTGGTAGTGATCTCACTTGGACTCAATGTCAACCTTGTGCTCGTTCTTGTTACAAACAaattgatgaaatatttgatccaTCAAAGTCTAGTTCTTATTCCAATATCACTTGTACTTCTCCAGATTGTACTCAACTCTCTTCAGCTACAG GAAATGACCCGGCTTGTGCTTCATCAACAAAAGCATGTGTATATGGGATCCAATACGGGGATCAGTCGTTCTCGGTCGGATACTTCAGCCGCGAACGGCTGAGTGTAACGTCGACTGATGCAATCGACGGTTTTTTATTCGGTTGTGGACAGAACAATCAAGGCCTATTTGGCGGATCTGCCGGTCTATTAGGCCTTGGTCGTCATCCGATATCTTTTGTCCAACAAACTTCTAAGAAATACTACAAAACATTCTCTTATTGTCTTCCCTCCACTTCTAGCGCGGTTGGCCACCTCACATTCGGCGGCACTAGTAACAAGTATGTAAAATACACTCCTTTCTCCACCGTCTCTCGTAGCGAGTCCTTCTACGGTCTCGACATTGCTGGGATCAGCGTTGGTGGGACAAAACTTCCGATCTCGTCCTCTCTTTTCACCTCCGGTGGTGCCATTATCGACTCTGGCACCGTCATTACGCGGCTGCCACCTACCGCCTACACCAGCCTCCGCGATTACTTTCGCAAAGGCATGGCGAAGTATCCGTCTGCTGAAGCTCTTTCGATTTTGGACACATGCTATGATCTTAGCGGGACCAAGATTGTGTCTATTCCAAAGGTTAATTTTTTCCTCGGCGGTGGTAACACGGTGGAACTCGCGGCGCCCGGGATAATTTACGTGGCGAGTTTGAAGCAAGTTTGTTTGGCTTTTGCACCAAATGGTGATGATAGTGATATTACCATCTTTGGGAATGTGCAACAAAGAACACTAGAGGTTGTTTATGATGTTGGTGCTGGTAAGATTGGGTTTGGTTACAATGGATGCAAGTGA